One Panthera uncia isolate 11264 unplaced genomic scaffold, Puncia_PCG_1.0 HiC_scaffold_700, whole genome shotgun sequence DNA segment encodes these proteins:
- the LOC125918359 gene encoding zinc finger protein neuro-d4-like, with amino-acid sequence MGGLSARPSAGRTDPAGTCWGQDPGSKMATVIPGPLSLGEDFYREAIEHCRSYNARLCAERSLRLPFLDSQTGVAQNNCYIWMEKTHRGPGLAPGQIYTYPARCWRKKRRLNILEDPRLRPCEYKIDCEAPLKKEGGLPEGPVLEALLCAETGEKKIELKEEETIMDCQKQQLLEFPHDLEVEDLEDDIPRRKNRAKGKAYGIGGLRKRQDTASLEDRDKPYVCDICGKRYKNRPGLSYHYTHTHLAEEEGEENAERHALPFHRKNNHKQFYKELAWVPEAQRKHTAKKAPDGTVIPNGYCDFCLGGSKKTGCPEDLISCADCGRSGHPSCLQFTVNMTAAVRTYRWQCIECKSCSLCGTSENDGASWAGLTPQDQLLFCDDCDRGYHMYCLSPPHGGAPGR; translated from the exons ATGGGCGGCCTCAGCGCCCGCCCGAGCGCTGGGAGGACCGACCCGGCGGGGACCTGCTGGGGGCAGGACCCGGGGAGCAAGATGGCCACGGTCATCCCCGGCCCCCTGAG CCTAGGCGAGGACTTCTACCGCGAGGCCATTGAGCACTGCCGCAGCTACAACGCGCGCCTGTGCGCTGAGCGCAGCCTGCGCCTGCCCTTCCTCGACTCGCAGACCGGCGTGGCCCAGAACAACTGCTACATCTGGATGGAAAAGACCCACCGCGGCCCTG GTCTGGCCCCGGGACAGATCTACACGTACCCCGCGCGCTGTTGGAGAAAGAAACGGAGACTTAACATCCTGGAGGACCCCAGACTCCGGCCCTGCGAGTACAAGATCG ATTGTGAGGCACCCCTGAAGAAGGAGGGTGGCCTCCCCGAAGGGCCTGTCCTTGAGGCGCTGCTGTGTGCTGAGACAGGGGAGAAGAAGATTGAGTTGAAGGAGGAGGAGACCATTATGGACTGCCAG AAACAGCAGCTGCTGGAGTTTCCACATGATCTCGAGGTGGAAGACTTGGAGGATGACATTCCCAGGAGGAAGAACAGGGCTAAAGGAAAG GCATATGGCATCGGGGGTCTCCGGAAACGCCAGGACACCGCATCCCTGGAGGACCGAGACAAGCCGTATGTCTGTGATA TCTGTGGGAAACGGTATAAGAACCGGCCAGGGCTCAGCTACCACTACACCCACACCCACCTggctgaggaggagggggaggagaacgCCGAGCGCCACGCCCTGCCCTTCCACCGGAAAAACAACCATAAAC AGTTTTACAAAGAATTGGCCTGGGTccctgaggcacagaggaaaCACACAG CCAAGAAGGCGCCCGATGGCACTGTCATCCCCAACGGCTACTGTGActtctgcctgggtggctccaagaAGACGGGGTGTCCCGAGGACCTCATCTCCTGTGCTGACTGTGGGCGATCAG GACACCCCTCATGTTTACAGTTTACGGTGAACATGACGGCGGCCGTGCGGACCTACCGCTGGCAGTGCATCGAGTGCAAGTCCTGCAGCCTGTGCGGCACCTCGGAGAACGAC